The following is a genomic window from Rubrobacter naiadicus.
CTCCCCGTCCACCTGCACGCGGACGACGAGACCGCGCGCAGGAAGTACGGCGAACCGAACGGAAAGACCGAGGCGTGGCACATCCTGTGGTCGGAGCCGGGGGCGAGCGTGCTCGCCGGGGTAAGGGAGGGCTTCTCGCGAGAGGAACTCGCGGACGCCCTGTGGAGAGAGGACTACGACGCGGTGATGCTCCGCCACGGGGTGCGGCCGGGCGACACCGTCTACGTCCCCGGCGGGGTGCTGCACTCCTTCGGGCCCGGCATGCTCGTCTACGAGGTGCAGCAGACCTCCGACCTCGGGCAGTTCGCGAGCCCTTACGACCTCTACGGCAACCCGCTGGACGAGAAGACCCGCCGCCGCAACATCGAGGAGGTGCTGGACGAGCTGCGGACGGACGTCCGTCCGCGTCCGAACCCGGGGCTCGCCGTCCGGGAGGGAGGGAACACCCGCACCTTCTGCTGCGCCGGGCCTCACTTCGCGCTGGAGAGGTGGGAGCTCGCGGAGGAGTGGACCGAGCCCGCGCATCCGCAGAGGTTCGTCGCGCTCACGGTCGTCGGGGAAGGGGCGGTGCGCATCGAGTACGAGGGCGGGACGGAGCTCCTGGGAAGGGCTACCTCCTGCATACTCCCGGCCGCCCTCGGCGCGGCGCGCCTCGTGCCGGAGGGGCGGACGGTCGTGCTCGCCTCCTACGTGCCGGACCTCGAGCAGGACGTGGCCGGGCCGCTGCGGGAGGCGGGGTACGAAGATGAGGAGATAGAAGTACTGGGGGAGGTCCGCATCTGAGGGGAGGTTCACTCTGGGACGCGTAGTCGCGCTGGGCGAGGTGGTCGCGGACGTCTACCGGGGGGAGTCCTCATCACCGGTCGAGCTCCCATTCGTCGCCCGACCCGGCGGGGCCCCGGCGAACGTGGCCGTCGCCGCATCCAGGCTCGGTTGCCCGGCCGCTTTCGTGGGCAGCGTCGGGAAGGACCTCTTCGGGGACTTCATCCTGCGGGCGCTCGAGGCTGAAGGGGTGGACGTCTCGGGGGTGGTGCGGCAGGAGCCGCCCGTGCGGACCTCGCTCGCGTTCGTCGAGATCTTCGAGGACGGGGACAGGGAGTTCACCTTCTACCGCACCGCCCCCGCCGCCGACGAGCTGCTGCGGGAGGAGGACGTCCCGCGGGATCTCGTCTCGGGAGCCTCGTTCGTCAACTTCGGTAGCATCCCCCTGATCGAAGAACCCGTGCGCTCGGCTACCTTCCACGCGGCCCGCCTGGCCGGCGAGGCCGGTGTGCCGGTGGCCTTCGACGTGAACTTCCGGGCCCATCTGTGGCGCGACCCGGAGGTTGCACGCCGGACGGTGTGGGAGATGGCGGGCCTGGCCTCGATCGTGAAGCTGAGCGGGGACGAGCTGCGACCGCTGCTCGGCACCTCGGACTGCGAGGAGGCCGCCGCGATCCTCCTCGGGCGCGGGGTCCGGATGGTCCTCGTCAGCCTCGGCGGGGAGGGAGCATTCTACGCCACCCCGGCTTTCCGGGGGCGGGTCCCCGCGTTCCCGGTCGAGGTGGTGGACGCGACCGGGGCGGGGGACGCCTTCCTCGCGGCCGTGCTCGTGCACCTCGCGGAGGACGGGGTGAGCCTCTCGGAGGAGGGGTCGGTGCGCGAGGCGGTGCGGCGGGGAGCGGCGGCGGGCGCGCTCGCCTGCACGGGCTACGGGGCGATGGGGACGCTCCCGACCCGCGAGGAACTGGAGCGGTTTTTGTCCTCGGGGCCCGCTAGCGTCTCACCCGGCTGACCCCGACCGGGACGTCCACCAGATTGGCGAGCCGGTTCGCCAGCGGTTCGAGCGAGGGTAGCTCTGTCGGGGCGTGTCCGGCGTCTATCGCCGCGAGGCCTGAAGAATCGGCGAGCAGCGCGTCGTGGTAGTCGAGGTCGCCGGTGACGTAGGCCTGCGCGCCCGAGGCTGCAACCTCCCGGATGAACGTTCCCCCGGAGCCGCCGAGGACCGCGACGCGTTCGATCTTCTCCCCGGGATCCGCCAAAAGCCGGGCCGAAAATCCCAGAGAGGTCGAGACGTGCTCCGCGAGCTCCGGGGCGGACATCGGGCGCGGGAGGCGTCCGATCCTGCCGTAACCGCACCCCGGCGGGTGGCCTTCGATCGGGTAGAGGTCGAGCGCGGGTTCCTCGTAGGGGTGGGCGGCTCGCGCCTCGGAGGCGGCGCGGGCGGCCAGGTGCGCCGGGACGACCGTCTCGAGCCTCACCTCGGAGACCGCCTCGAGCCGTCCGGCCTCGCCCGCGTAGGGGCTGGTGTCCTCCCCACCCAGGAAGGTCCCGGTGCCGGCGGTGCGGAAGGTGCAGCGGGTGTAGCCGTCGATCACGCCGGCCCCGGCCCGCGCGAGCGCCTCCGCGACCTCCTCCACGGCTTCCTCCGGGACGAAGACGACCAGCTTGTTCATGCGACCGCGCGGCGAGAGGACCTCGAGCGGCTCTTCGAGCCCCAGCGCCCGCGCGAGCGCGACGGAGACCCCGTCCGGGGCCGCGTCATAGTTGGTGTGCGCGGCGTAGACGGCGATCCCGGAGCGGACGGCGCGTGAGATGAGGCTCCCGGGATAGCGGGAGGTGTCCACCCGGTCCAGGCCGCCGAAGATCAGGGGGTGGTGGAAGAGCAGGAAGTCCGCGCCGCTCTCCTCCGCCTCGTCGAAGACCTCGGGGAGCGGGGTGAGCGCGACCAGGACCCGCTCGACCTCTTCTTCCGGGCTTCCGACCTGGAGCCCCGGGTTGTCCCACTCCTCGGCGAGCGCCGTGGGGGCTATCTCCTCCATGGCCCGTGCGATATCTCTTACAAGCGTCACCATCTCCTCCCCTGTAGAATTCGCTCCCATGAGGGCTTCAAGGATAGCGGAGATCCTCTCCGCCGCGACCCGGCTGCCGCTGCTGGCGGTGCCGCTCTTCTTCGTCGTCGGCTTCTACGCCGCCGGGTGGGAGGGTGTGGCGTGGGCCGTCGTCTGCGTGCTCCTGACGAGCGGGCTCTCGCTCGCGTACCTGCGGCATCTGGTGCGGACGGGTAAAGTGAAGGACCCGGGCAGGATCCTCAAGGCTGAGCGCGTGCGGCCTCTGTGGGTGGTGGCGGGTTTCCACGCCGGGGCCTGGGCGCTGGTGAGCGCTCTCGGCGGTCCCGCTGAGCTTCGGGCCGTGCTGCTCTCCTACGCGCTCTCGACGGTGGCCTTCGCCCTGATCACGCCGCTCGCCAAGCTCTCGCTGCACGCGGCGGGTGCGGCCGGGGTCCTGGTATGCCTGGTGCGGGTCTTCGGTCCGGTGGGCGGTGTGTTCATCCCGCTTTTCCTGGCGATCTGCTGGTCCCGCGCCGCGCTCGGGCGTCACACCGCCGCCGAGCTCGCGCTCGGGACGCTGGTCGGCGGGATCGGCACCTGGGTCGCCTTCGCGCACATGGTGGCCTGATCCCTCGAGCTCGCCGGGGTACAATCGGTTTCGGTCCTGCATCTTCATCGGGGGTGTCTCTACGTTTTGGTGAACCTCTACGCTTTGGGGGCGGCTTTCATCGGCACCGGCGTCGAGATGGTCGAGGCGCTCACGATCGTGCTCGCCGTCGGCGCGGTGCGCGGCTGGCGGGGCGCGCTGCTCGGCGCGCTCTCCGCGGCTCTGGTGCTCGCGGCGCTTGTGGCGG
Proteins encoded in this region:
- a CDS encoding carbohydrate kinase family protein — translated: MGEVVADVYRGESSSPVELPFVARPGGAPANVAVAASRLGCPAAFVGSVGKDLFGDFILRALEAEGVDVSGVVRQEPPVRTSLAFVEIFEDGDREFTFYRTAPAADELLREEDVPRDLVSGASFVNFGSIPLIEEPVRSATFHAARLAGEAGVPVAFDVNFRAHLWRDPEVARRTVWEMAGLASIVKLSGDELRPLLGTSDCEEAAAILLGRGVRMVLVSLGGEGAFYATPAFRGRVPAFPVEVVDATGAGDAFLAAVLVHLAEDGVSLSEEGSVREAVRRGAAAGALACTGYGAMGTLPTREELERFLSSGPASVSPG
- a CDS encoding type I phosphomannose isomerase catalytic subunit encodes the protein MGGWYPIKLEPHLRAYAFGGRMFRERLGRERLPEEDLAESWEVSDYRDTTGRVVNGAHAGRTLHELVEEFPDELVGEGWRGPHFPLLLKFLDASGMLPVHLHADDETARRKYGEPNGKTEAWHILWSEPGASVLAGVREGFSREELADALWREDYDAVMLRHGVRPGDTVYVPGGVLHSFGPGMLVYEVQQTSDLGQFASPYDLYGNPLDEKTRRRNIEEVLDELRTDVRPRPNPGLAVREGGNTRTFCCAGPHFALERWELAEEWTEPAHPQRFVALTVVGEGAVRIEYEGGTELLGRATSCILPAALGAARLVPEGRTVVLASYVPDLEQDVAGPLREAGYEDEEIEVLGEVRI
- a CDS encoding Nif3-like dinuclear metal center hexameric protein, whose product is MTLVRDIARAMEEIAPTALAEEWDNPGLQVGSPEEEVERVLVALTPLPEVFDEAEESGADFLLFHHPLIFGGLDRVDTSRYPGSLISRAVRSGIAVYAAHTNYDAAPDGVSVALARALGLEEPLEVLSPRGRMNKLVVFVPEEAVEEVAEALARAGAGVIDGYTRCTFRTAGTGTFLGGEDTSPYAGEAGRLEAVSEVRLETVVPAHLAARAASEARAAHPYEEPALDLYPIEGHPPGCGYGRIGRLPRPMSAPELAEHVSTSLGFSARLLADPGEKIERVAVLGGSGGTFIREVAASGAQAYVTGDLDYHDALLADSSGLAAIDAGHAPTELPSLEPLANRLANLVDVPVGVSRVRR